AGAACTCGGCGCCGTGATCGGCGGCCCACCGGGCCACGGTGACCGTCTGGTCGACGTCCCAGCCGCCGTCGGCTGCGTCGGTGGCGGAGAACCGCACGAAGACGGCGGCATCCGGTGCCGCGGCGCGGACGGCGTCGACGATGCGCAGGAGCAGGCGCGCGCGGTTCTCCAGCGAGCCGCCGTATTCGTCGTCGCGACGGTTGGACAGCGGCGAGAGGAACTGGTGGAGCAGGTAGCCGTGCGCGGCGTGCACCTCGAGCACCTGGAAGCCGGCGTCGACGGCGCGCACGGCGGCGTGCGCGAACGCGTCGACGAGCTCGTCGATCTGGGCAAGGCTCAGCGCCTCGGGGGCCGCGAAGCCCTCGTAGGCGACGTCGGAGGGCGCGACGGTCTGCCAGCCGCCCTCGCTCGTCGGCACGCTGCCGCGGCGGCCGGTGAACGGCGACCAGGTCGACGCCTTCCGGCCCGCGTGGGCGAGCTGGATGCCGGCGACGGCACCGCGGTCGCGGATCGCGTGCGCGATCGGGTGCCAGGCGTCGCGCTGCTCGTCGTTCCAGATGCCGGTGTCCTCAGGGGAGATGCGGCCCTCGGGGGAGACGGCCGTCGCCTCGGCGATGACGACCCCTGCTCCACCGGAGGCGAACTGCGCGAGGTGCACGAGGTGCCACGTGTTGGGCACGCCGTCGACGGCGGAGTACTGGCACATGGGGGCGACCCACAGGCGGTTGCGCACGGTGATGCCGTGCAGGTCGATGGGGGAGAACAGCAGGCTCATGCGGTGAAGCTCCAGAGGTGGCGTGGATAGGGTGGCGCCATGAACAGGGCGGCCAGGGGATGGACGGCATCCGACGCGGCGGAGCTCCTTCGTGAGCCAACCGCGTCCGACGACAAGTATTCCCGAGGGGTGCTCGGCATCCGAACCGGTTCGACGGCGTACCCGGGGGCGGCGGTGCTCGGTGTCGAGGCCGCGTGGCGGACCGGCCTCGGCATGGTGCGGTACGTCGGGCCGCCCCGCGCGGCCGACCTCGTGCTGTCGCGCCGGCCGGAGACGGTCGTCGCGGAGGGGCGCGTGCAGGCGTGGCTGATCGGGTCGGGGACGGATGCCGATGACCGCTCGGACGAGGAGGCCCGTGCCCTCGACGGCATCCTGCAAGGGACGGTGCCGGTCGTCGTCGACGCGGGTGCCCTCGATCTCGCGCCGGACGCTGCAGCGCCGATCGTGGTCACGCCCCACGAGCGGGAGCACGAGAAGCTGCGGGCACTGCTGGGTCTGCGCTCGCGCGGGTCGCGCGCGGAGGCTACGGCGGAGACCGCGGAGGCCCTCGGCGCGTGCGTCGTGCTCA
This genomic window from Candidatus Microbacterium phytovorans contains:
- a CDS encoding NAD(P)H-hydrate dehydratase — protein: MNRAARGWTASDAAELLREPTASDDKYSRGVLGIRTGSTAYPGAAVLGVEAAWRTGLGMVRYVGPPRAADLVLSRRPETVVAEGRVQAWLIGSGTDADDRSDEEARALDGILQGTVPVVVDAGALDLAPDAAAPIVVTPHEREHEKLRALLGLRSRGSRAEATAETAEALGACVVLKGAETVVAVPSGWSVTLPHATPWLATAGTGDVLAGAIGAVIAARAAAAELDVEALGPLAATGAWLHADAARRAVRAAGGGPVTALDVAGELARAVGALHRPE
- a CDS encoding NADH:flavin oxidoreductase/NADH oxidase; the protein is MSLLFSPIDLHGITVRNRLWVAPMCQYSAVDGVPNTWHLVHLAQFASGGAGVVIAEATAVSPEGRISPEDTGIWNDEQRDAWHPIAHAIRDRGAVAGIQLAHAGRKASTWSPFTGRRGSVPTSEGGWQTVAPSDVAYEGFAAPEALSLAQIDELVDAFAHAAVRAVDAGFQVLEVHAAHGYLLHQFLSPLSNRRDDEYGGSLENRARLLLRIVDAVRAAAPDAAVFVRFSATDAADGGWDVDQTVTVARWAADHGAEFFDISSGGLVAHQRIVTGPGYQVPLAAAVHAAGAGPVGAVGEITDGPQAESILAAGDADVVLAGREWLRDPHFALRAARELGETDSAPWPVQYARAAR